Proteins encoded within one genomic window of Rossellomorea vietnamensis:
- a CDS encoding ribose-phosphate diphosphokinase gives MPNSYINSKLKIFSLNSNYHLAKEIADEVGVELGKSSVKRFSDGEIQINIEESIRGCDVFVIQSTCQPVNENLMELLIMVDALKRASAKTINIVMPYYGYARQDRKARAREPITAKLVANLLETAGATRVITLDLHAPQIQGFFDILIDHLMGVPILADYFEERGFNTEDLVIVSPDHGGVTRARKLAERLKAPIAIIDKRRPKPNVAEVMNIVGNIDGKIAILIDDIIDTAGTITLAANALVENGAKEVFACCTHPVLSGPAIERIENSNIKELVVTNSIPLGEEKMIGKVKSLSVAPLISEAIIRIYEQQSVSTLFD, from the coding sequence ATGCCAAACTCTTATATTAATTCCAAGTTGAAAATCTTCTCTCTTAATTCTAACTACCATCTTGCAAAGGAAATTGCTGATGAAGTAGGTGTGGAATTAGGTAAATCGTCCGTGAAACGTTTTAGTGACGGTGAAATCCAAATTAACATCGAAGAAAGTATCCGTGGTTGTGACGTATTTGTCATCCAATCCACTTGTCAGCCGGTAAATGAAAACCTGATGGAGCTTCTGATCATGGTGGATGCCCTGAAACGTGCTTCTGCCAAGACGATTAATATCGTGATGCCTTATTATGGTTATGCCCGCCAAGACCGTAAAGCGAGAGCACGTGAGCCGATCACTGCTAAATTAGTGGCGAACCTTTTAGAAACAGCCGGTGCTACACGTGTCATCACACTGGATCTGCATGCTCCTCAAATTCAAGGTTTCTTCGATATCCTGATCGATCACCTCATGGGTGTTCCGATCTTAGCGGATTACTTTGAAGAAAGAGGATTCAATACGGAAGATCTTGTTATCGTTTCTCCGGACCATGGAGGGGTGACGAGAGCACGTAAGCTTGCAGAACGCTTGAAAGCGCCTATCGCCATCATTGATAAGCGTCGTCCGAAGCCGAATGTAGCAGAGGTTATGAACATCGTCGGTAATATCGACGGGAAAATCGCGATCTTGATCGATGATATCATAGACACTGCCGGTACGATTACACTGGCAGCCAATGCATTGGTTGAAAACGGAGCGAAAGAAGTCTTTGCCTGCTGTACGCACCCGGTTCTTTCTGGTCCTGCCATCGAGCGCATCGAAAACTCCAATATTAAAGAACTGGTTGTGACGAACTCCATCCCATTGGGTGAAGAGAAAATGATCGGTAAAGTGAAGTCCCTGTCAGTAGCTCCTTTGATCAGCGAAGCGATCATCCGCATCTACGAGCAACAATCTGTCAGCACGCTTTTTGACTAA
- the glmU gene encoding bifunctional UDP-N-acetylglucosamine diphosphorylase/glucosamine-1-phosphate N-acetyltransferase GlmU yields MTNRYAVILAAGQGTRMKSKLYKVLHPVCGKPMVEHVVDQISTLHIEKTVTIIGHGAELVKSHLEGKSDFALQAEQLGTAHAVMQSEDVLGDLEGTTLVVCGDTPLIKGETMEALVQHHEGQGAKATILTGHTESPDGYGRIIRNQDGLVERIVEHKDASEEERSVKEINTGTYCFDNKALFDALKKVSNDNVQGEYYLPDVIEILQSEGEIVSAYQTSDFDETLGVNDRVALSQAEITMKKRINEFHMRNGVTIKDPNNTYIDADVTIGRDTVILPGTVLQGSTSIGEDAMIGPNSEVKDCQIGDRTVLKQSVAHDSSIGADVQIGPFAHIRPASTIEDEVKIGNFVEIKKATFGKASKASHLSYIGDAEVGRDVNIGCGSITVNYDGKNKHLTKIEDGVFVGCNSNLVAPVSVGKGAYIAAGSTITEDVPGESLSIARARQVNKENYVQNLNHKK; encoded by the coding sequence ATGACAAATCGATATGCCGTTATATTAGCTGCTGGACAAGGTACGAGAATGAAGTCGAAGCTTTATAAAGTTCTTCATCCTGTGTGTGGCAAGCCGATGGTGGAACATGTGGTCGACCAAATTTCAACACTACATATAGAGAAGACTGTCACAATCATCGGTCATGGTGCCGAGCTTGTGAAGTCGCATTTAGAAGGCAAGAGTGATTTCGCTCTTCAGGCTGAGCAGTTAGGGACAGCTCATGCTGTGATGCAGTCTGAGGATGTCCTGGGTGACTTGGAAGGAACGACTTTAGTGGTATGTGGCGATACGCCGCTCATTAAAGGAGAGACGATGGAAGCACTGGTGCAGCATCATGAAGGACAGGGTGCCAAAGCGACCATATTGACGGGCCATACGGAATCCCCTGATGGATATGGACGGATCATCCGTAACCAGGATGGATTAGTGGAACGCATTGTGGAACATAAGGATGCAAGTGAAGAAGAACGAAGCGTGAAAGAAATTAATACCGGAACGTATTGTTTTGATAATAAAGCGTTATTCGATGCCCTGAAGAAGGTTTCGAATGATAACGTGCAAGGGGAATATTATTTGCCGGATGTCATTGAGATCCTTCAATCGGAAGGTGAAATCGTCAGTGCATACCAGACAAGTGACTTTGATGAGACGCTTGGTGTCAATGATCGTGTGGCCCTTTCTCAAGCAGAGATCACAATGAAAAAGCGCATCAATGAATTCCATATGCGCAATGGTGTAACGATCAAAGATCCAAACAATACGTATATCGATGCAGATGTGACGATCGGAAGAGATACCGTGATCCTGCCTGGCACAGTGCTTCAAGGCAGCACATCGATCGGTGAAGATGCGATGATCGGACCGAACTCCGAGGTGAAGGATTGTCAGATCGGGGACCGTACAGTCTTGAAGCAGTCTGTGGCTCATGACAGTTCGATCGGCGCGGATGTTCAAATCGGGCCATTTGCTCATATCCGCCCTGCATCTACCATTGAAGATGAAGTGAAGATCGGTAACTTTGTAGAAATCAAGAAAGCAACATTCGGTAAAGCGAGTAAGGCCTCACATTTAAGCTATATTGGTGATGCTGAAGTGGGACGTGACGTCAACATCGGGTGTGGATCGATCACAGTGAACTATGATGGGAAGAATAAGCACCTGACAAAGATTGAAGACGGTGTATTTGTAGGCTGCAATTCTAATCTGGTTGCCCCTGTCAGCGTAGGGAAAGGTGCCTACATTGCCGCTGGTTCTACCATTACTGAGGATGTTCCCGGTGAGTCTCTTTCCATTGCAAGAGCTCGCCAAGTAAATAAAGAAAATTATGTTCAAAATCTAAATCATAAGAAATAA
- the spoVG gene encoding septation regulator SpoVG, translated as MEVTDVRLRRVNTDGRMRAIASITLDNEFVVHDIRVIDGNNGLFVAMPSKRTPDGEFRDIAHPINSGTRGKIQDAVLAEYHRLGELEEVELEEAGAS; from the coding sequence ATGGAAGTAACAGACGTAAGATTACGCCGAGTAAACACCGATGGTCGCATGAGAGCTATCGCATCTATTACGCTGGATAATGAATTTGTTGTTCATGACATTCGCGTGATTGATGGGAACAATGGCTTATTTGTAGCGATGCCAAGTAAGCGGACTCCGGATGGAGAATTCCGTGATATTGCTCATCCAATCAATTCGGGTACCCGCGGCAAGATTCAAGACGCCGTTTTAGCTGAATACCATCGTTTAGGAGAGCTGGAAGAAGTTGAGTTAGAAGAAGCTGGGGCTTCCTAA
- a CDS encoding RidA family protein translates to MRVVSTKEAPAAIGPYSQGIVVNNLFYSSGQIPLTAEGSMIEGDVVEQTHQVFRNLQAVLSEAGASIETVVKATVFIKDMNDFGAINEVYGEYFSNHKPARSCVEVARLPKDALVEIEVIALVK, encoded by the coding sequence ATGCGTGTAGTTTCTACTAAGGAAGCACCGGCAGCAATCGGGCCATATTCACAAGGGATTGTCGTCAATAATTTGTTCTACAGTTCAGGACAGATTCCTTTGACGGCTGAGGGTTCAATGATCGAAGGAGATGTAGTGGAGCAGACGCATCAAGTGTTCCGCAATCTTCAAGCTGTATTATCGGAAGCTGGGGCTTCCATCGAAACAGTGGTCAAAGCAACGGTCTTCATCAAGGATATGAATGATTTCGGGGCGATCAATGAAGTGTATGGGGAATATTTCAGCAACCACAAGCCGGCCCGTTCTTGTGTGGAAGTAGCCCGCTTACCTAAAGATGCCCTGGTTGAAATTGAAGTAATCGCACTCGTGAAGTAA
- the purR gene encoding pur operon repressor has translation MKFKRSERLIDMTHYLLERPHQLVPLTFFSERYGSAKSSISEDLTIVKETFEGRGVGTVQTVPGAAGGVKYVPKVNSQEAKAMIEELCIHLESSDRLLPGGYLYMTDLLGNPQLMKSVGKLLASAFAEKDIDVIMTVATKGIPIANAIASYLNVPVVIVRRDSRVTEGSTVSINYVSGSSKRIQSMVLSKRSLKEGSKVLVVDDFMKAGGTINGMKNLLEEFSATLSGIGVLVESNSMDGRLVDDYVSLLKLSDVNEKDKQISLTEGNYFQSNLTFLP, from the coding sequence GTGAAGTTTAAGCGCAGCGAACGATTGATTGATATGACGCACTATTTATTAGAACGGCCCCACCAACTTGTGCCCTTGACTTTTTTCTCTGAACGGTACGGTTCTGCCAAGTCTTCCATCAGTGAAGACTTGACGATTGTAAAGGAAACATTTGAGGGACGGGGTGTCGGGACGGTACAGACGGTTCCCGGGGCAGCAGGTGGAGTGAAATATGTACCAAAGGTAAATAGTCAGGAAGCGAAGGCTATGATTGAAGAGCTTTGTATCCACCTGGAAAGCTCCGATCGCCTATTACCGGGCGGATACCTTTATATGACCGACCTGCTTGGTAACCCGCAGCTCATGAAGAGTGTCGGCAAATTACTGGCATCCGCATTTGCTGAAAAAGATATAGACGTCATTATGACGGTCGCAACGAAGGGAATTCCGATTGCCAATGCGATTGCCTCATATTTGAATGTGCCGGTGGTCATTGTCAGAAGGGACAGCCGTGTAACCGAAGGATCGACAGTGAGCATCAATTATGTGTCCGGTTCATCGAAGAGAATTCAATCCATGGTACTTTCTAAAAGGAGTTTGAAGGAAGGGTCCAAAGTATTGGTTGTCGATGATTTCATGAAAGCTGGCGGGACCATCAATGGAATGAAAAACCTGTTGGAAGAGTTTTCAGCCACCTTGTCGGGGATCGGGGTTCTGGTTGAATCCAATAGCATGGACGGACGATTGGTGGATGATTATGTTTCATTGTTGAAATTGTCTGATGTAAACGAAAAGGATAAACAGATTTCCTTAACGGAAGGAAATTACTTTCAATCCAATCTAACATTTTTACCATAA
- the ispE gene encoding 4-(cytidine 5'-diphospho)-2-C-methyl-D-erythritol kinase, translating to MRLLVKAPAKINLSLDVLHKRSDGYHEVEMVMTTIDLADRIELTNLSDDTIKILSHNRFVPDDGRNLAYQAAHLLKEKLNIKKGVAISIDKVIPVAAGLAGGSSDAAATLKGLNRLWDLGLSMDELAELGAEIGSDVSFCVYGGTALASGRGEKIKHLPAPPNCWVILAKPTIGVSTADVYKNLDLKNIQHPDTSAMVSALEHGNYRDICSNLGNVLESVTLDMHPEVSQIKDQMERFGADAVLMSGSGPTVYGLVQYESRLHRIYNGLRGFCDQVFAVRMLGD from the coding sequence ATGAGGTTATTAGTAAAGGCGCCGGCAAAAATTAACCTATCACTTGATGTTTTACATAAACGTTCAGATGGTTACCATGAAGTTGAGATGGTTATGACGACAATCGATTTAGCGGATAGAATTGAACTGACGAATCTTTCAGACGATACGATCAAAATTCTTTCCCACAATCGATTTGTGCCGGATGATGGAAGAAACCTTGCCTATCAGGCTGCACATCTGTTGAAAGAGAAATTGAACATCAAGAAGGGTGTAGCCATTTCCATCGATAAAGTGATCCCTGTAGCGGCAGGGTTGGCAGGGGGAAGCAGTGATGCAGCAGCGACTTTGAAAGGGCTGAATCGCTTATGGGATTTAGGTCTGAGTATGGACGAACTGGCAGAGCTTGGTGCTGAAATCGGTTCTGATGTATCCTTTTGTGTTTATGGAGGGACAGCCTTGGCGTCGGGAAGAGGAGAGAAGATCAAACATCTTCCCGCTCCCCCGAACTGCTGGGTGATCCTGGCAAAACCGACGATAGGCGTTTCAACAGCGGATGTGTATAAAAATCTGGACTTGAAAAACATACAGCATCCGGATACCAGCGCAATGGTATCAGCTTTAGAACATGGGAATTATCGTGATATTTGCTCCAATCTTGGGAATGTACTCGAATCGGTTACATTGGATATGCATCCGGAAGTTTCCCAGATAAAAGATCAAATGGAGCGGTTCGGTGCCGATGCCGTTCTGATGAGCGGAAGCGGACCGACAGTATATGGATTGGTGCAATATGAATCAAGACTTCATCGAATCTACAATGGTTTAAGAGGGTTTTGTGATCAAGTTTTCGCAGTGCGCATGCTTGGAGATTAA
- a CDS encoding alpha/beta-type small acid-soluble spore protein, producing MSRRRGIMSDQLKEEIAQELGFYDVVQKDGWGGITSRDAGNMVKRAVERASRQLSEHHPH from the coding sequence ATGAGTAGAAGAAGAGGGATCATGTCTGACCAATTAAAAGAGGAAATCGCTCAGGAATTAGGGTTTTATGACGTTGTTCAGAAGGATGGCTGGGGCGGGATCACGTCCCGGGACGCAGGGAATATGGTAAAGCGTGCAGTCGAGCGAGCAAGCAGGCAGCTGTCCGAACACCATCCGCACTAA
- the veg gene encoding biofilm formation stimulator Veg, whose protein sequence is MPKTLADIKRSLDSNLGKRLMLKANGGRRKTIERSGVLAETYPSVFVVQLDQEENAFERVSYSYADVLTETVQLTFYDEATGNIIFSQQ, encoded by the coding sequence ATGCCAAAAACATTAGCCGACATTAAAAGATCCCTTGATTCTAATCTGGGGAAACGTTTAATGCTTAAAGCAAACGGTGGACGTCGAAAAACAATTGAGCGTTCAGGTGTTCTAGCCGAAACGTATCCTTCTGTATTCGTGGTTCAGCTGGATCAAGAAGAGAATGCGTTCGAACGAGTTTCTTACAGCTATGCAGATGTTCTCACTGAGACAGTTCAATTAACATTTTATGATGAAGCAACAGGAAATATCATCTTTAGCCAGCAGTAG
- the yabG gene encoding sporulation peptidase YabG: MGVTDVNIEINDVVGRLSYRCDILFRVIDIRMIDGHKTAVLYGEDFRLIADAPFHDLKKMDPREQDRITQEFRSKEEQSLDLFRQDIELLKYKQEYRVTNAYRDDYNYFQVPGKVLHLDGDPSYLRKCLDLYEKIGVPVKGVHCSETEMPNQIGSLIDKYRPNIIVLTGHDAYSKSKGAKADINAYRHSKYFVQAVREARSKSPHLDQLVIFAGACQSHFESLIHAGANFASSPSRVNIHALDPVYIVAKICFTGFKDSVNVWDVIRNTLTGDKGLGGIETKGVLRTGMPYKITEEE; encoded by the coding sequence ATGGGAGTGACTGATGTGAATATCGAAATCAATGATGTCGTAGGTCGCCTTTCATATCGATGTGATATTTTATTCAGGGTAATAGATATCCGCATGATAGATGGTCATAAAACGGCAGTACTGTATGGTGAAGATTTTCGATTAATAGCGGATGCTCCTTTTCATGATTTGAAGAAGATGGACCCTAGAGAACAGGACCGGATTACACAGGAATTTCGTTCGAAAGAAGAACAATCCCTGGATCTGTTCCGACAGGATATAGAGCTTCTCAAGTATAAGCAGGAATACAGGGTAACGAATGCTTATCGAGACGATTATAACTATTTCCAAGTCCCGGGGAAAGTGCTTCATCTTGATGGAGATCCCAGCTATTTAAGAAAATGCCTAGATCTTTATGAGAAAATCGGTGTCCCGGTAAAAGGCGTCCACTGCAGCGAAACAGAGATGCCTAACCAAATCGGATCCCTTATCGATAAATATAGACCGAATATTATTGTATTAACTGGCCACGATGCCTACTCCAAATCAAAAGGGGCCAAGGCTGATATCAACGCCTACCGCCATTCGAAGTATTTTGTTCAGGCAGTAAGAGAGGCACGCAGCAAATCTCCCCACCTGGATCAGCTTGTGATCTTCGCCGGCGCCTGTCAATCCCACTTTGAATCCCTGATCCATGCAGGTGCCAACTTCGCGAGTTCCCCGTCAAGAGTCAATATCCATGCCTTGGATCCCGTTTATATCGTCGCAAAGATCTGTTTCACGGGGTTTAAAGATTCGGTGAATGTCTGGGATGTCATCCGCAATACACTGACAGGAGATAAAGGATTGGGTGGAATCGAGACGAAAGGTGTTCTTCGGACGGGAATGCCATATAAAATCACTGAAGAAGAATAG
- the rsmA gene encoding 16S rRNA (adenine(1518)-N(6)/adenine(1519)-N(6))-dimethyltransferase RsmA, protein MHKDIATPIRTKEILSKYGFSFKKSLGQNFLIDPNILRNITEYAGLSEKTAAIEIGPGIGALTEHLARTSGKVVAFEIDQRLIPILDDTLSPYDNVKIINEDILEADVEAIINREFEGFDDIMVVANLPYYVTTPIILKLLMERLPIRGICVMLQKEVGDRISAQPGTKAYGSLSIAIQYYTEAEMVMTVPKTVFMPQPNVDSAVIRLTKREKPPVDVISEDFLFTVTRSSFAQRRKTILNNLTSQLPQGKEKKELILEALSQAGVEPTRRGETLTIQEFGRLSDELYPNFN, encoded by the coding sequence ATGCATAAAGATATTGCAACCCCGATACGAACGAAGGAAATCCTTTCAAAGTACGGATTTTCGTTTAAGAAGAGCCTTGGCCAGAATTTTTTAATTGATCCCAATATTTTAAGGAACATAACGGAATATGCAGGACTATCCGAGAAAACAGCGGCCATTGAAATCGGACCTGGAATCGGAGCCCTGACAGAACACCTTGCCCGTACTTCGGGAAAGGTTGTAGCCTTTGAGATCGATCAGCGACTGATCCCGATCCTGGATGACACCCTGTCTCCTTATGATAATGTGAAAATTATAAATGAAGATATCCTGGAAGCGGATGTTGAAGCGATCATAAACAGGGAATTTGAAGGATTCGACGATATCATGGTGGTAGCCAATCTTCCGTATTACGTCACCACGCCCATCATCCTGAAATTGTTGATGGAGCGTCTCCCGATCAGGGGAATATGTGTCATGCTCCAAAAGGAAGTGGGGGACCGTATTTCAGCTCAGCCGGGAACAAAGGCATATGGATCACTTTCCATCGCCATTCAGTATTATACAGAGGCAGAGATGGTCATGACTGTCCCTAAAACGGTCTTTATGCCCCAGCCGAATGTAGACTCTGCCGTCATCCGCCTGACGAAGCGTGAGAAGCCTCCTGTAGACGTCATCAGTGAAGACTTCCTCTTTACCGTTACACGCTCGTCCTTCGCTCAAAGAAGAAAGACGATTTTAAATAACTTAACGAGTCAACTCCCTCAAGGGAAGGAAAAGAAAGAGCTGATCCTGGAGGCATTATCCCAAGCTGGCGTCGAACCTACCCGCAGGGGGGAGACACTGACGATACAGGAATTCGGCCGCTTAAGCGATGAGTTGTACCCGAATTTCAACTAA
- the rnmV gene encoding ribonuclease M5: MKIKEIIVVEGKDDTVAIQRAVNADTIETNGSAVSPATIEKIKHAQEKRGVIIFTDPDYPGERIRKIVSEAVPGCKHAFVHKKDALPKSGRGIGVEHASPDVIRESLKEAHLLDVDQAEIISKEDLIDAGLIGSPQSKDRRIALGEKLRIGYTNGKQLQKRLRMFNIQKEEFKNALMEIIQEEEHA, encoded by the coding sequence ATGAAAATCAAAGAAATCATTGTAGTGGAAGGTAAGGATGATACGGTAGCCATTCAGCGTGCCGTCAACGCAGATACGATCGAAACGAATGGTTCTGCGGTGTCTCCTGCTACTATAGAGAAAATCAAGCACGCCCAGGAAAAAAGGGGCGTTATCATATTTACGGATCCCGATTATCCGGGGGAGCGAATTCGAAAGATCGTGAGTGAAGCGGTACCTGGATGCAAGCATGCTTTTGTACATAAGAAAGACGCGCTGCCGAAATCAGGCAGGGGGATAGGTGTCGAACATGCAAGCCCGGACGTTATAAGGGAGTCCTTGAAGGAAGCTCATTTGTTGGATGTCGATCAGGCAGAAATCATTTCAAAGGAAGATTTGATCGATGCCGGTTTAATCGGGAGCCCGCAGTCGAAGGACAGGAGAATAGCCCTTGGTGAGAAGCTTAGAATCGGATACACTAATGGAAAACAGCTGCAGAAACGTTTACGGATGTTTAATATTCAAAAAGAAGAATTTAAAAACGCGTTAATGGAAATCATTCAGGAGGAAGAACATGCATAA
- a CDS encoding G5 and 3D domain-containing protein, translating to MNFKAMKSLFSKSLSRRKWIVTIGTIVTSAAVFGILFYEGSKNTVALTLDGEQKEIRTHANTIQDILEELEISPRSEDYLYPSGNTKVSNNMNIVWEPAKQVGIAVGGQEKKIWTTAETVKELLSENEIQVGEHDKVQPGLSEKVTGKMKVKIDPAFSLKLVNGGKEQKVWSTSTTVADFLKQQGITLKDSDRVEPSLDKVVKANDVVNVVRVEKVTDVVEETKNFTVISKKDSDLSKGKEKVVQEGKNGKVEKKYEIVKENGKEVSRKLVSERVVEESQDKIVNVGTKVLVAQVSRGRSSSSSSSAEASAAPSGGREFYVSSTAYTASCNGCSGHTATGINLKSNPNVKVIAVDPSVIPLGSKVYVEGYGYAVAADTGGAIKGNKIDVFFASKSDAYRWGRKTIKVKILN from the coding sequence ATGAACTTTAAAGCCATGAAAAGCCTGTTTTCCAAGTCTTTGAGTCGAAGGAAATGGATTGTTACAATCGGAACCATCGTAACATCGGCAGCTGTATTCGGAATTCTTTTTTATGAAGGATCCAAGAACACTGTAGCATTGACCTTAGACGGCGAGCAAAAAGAGATTAGGACGCATGCAAACACGATTCAAGATATATTAGAAGAATTAGAGATTTCACCCCGCTCAGAAGACTATTTGTACCCCTCGGGGAATACGAAGGTTTCAAATAACATGAATATCGTTTGGGAACCGGCAAAACAGGTAGGGATAGCAGTAGGTGGCCAGGAGAAAAAAATCTGGACGACTGCCGAAACAGTAAAAGAGTTACTCTCTGAAAATGAAATTCAAGTAGGAGAACATGATAAGGTCCAACCCGGCTTATCAGAAAAAGTAACAGGGAAGATGAAAGTAAAGATTGACCCCGCATTTTCACTTAAGCTTGTAAACGGTGGAAAAGAACAAAAGGTATGGTCTACTTCGACTACGGTCGCTGACTTTTTAAAGCAACAAGGAATTACACTAAAAGATTCAGACCGTGTTGAACCAAGTTTAGACAAAGTTGTTAAAGCAAATGATGTCGTAAATGTCGTTCGAGTTGAAAAAGTCACCGATGTAGTGGAAGAGACAAAGAATTTCACCGTTATTTCCAAGAAGGACTCCGACCTTTCAAAAGGAAAAGAGAAAGTCGTTCAAGAAGGCAAAAACGGAAAAGTTGAAAAGAAGTATGAAATCGTAAAAGAGAATGGTAAAGAGGTTTCCAGAAAATTAGTGAGTGAAAGAGTCGTGGAAGAAAGTCAGGATAAAATCGTCAATGTCGGAACAAAGGTTTTAGTGGCCCAGGTTTCACGTGGACGTTCTTCATCCTCATCATCCAGTGCAGAAGCATCAGCCGCTCCTAGTGGCGGACGGGAATTCTATGTCAGTTCTACTGCGTACACAGCTTCATGTAATGGATGCTCCGGCCATACGGCTACAGGCATCAATCTGAAATCGAATCCTAACGTTAAGGTGATCGCAGTCGATCCTTCCGTTATTCCTTTAGGTTCAAAGGTCTATGTGGAAGGCTATGGATATGCTGTTGCGGCAGATACAGGCGGAGCGATCAAAGGGAATAAAATCGATGTATTCTTCGCATCCAAATCAGACGCTTATCGTTGGGGAAGAAAAACAATCAAAGTGAAAATATTGAACTAG
- a CDS encoding TatD family hydrolase has product MLFDTHVHLNAEQFDEDLEEVLSRAREAGVEKMVVVGFDRPTINRAMELIDQYDFLYAAIGWHPVDAIDMNDEDLVWIEELSQHPKVVAIGEMGLDYHWDKSPKDVQKEVFRKQIQLAKKVKLPIVIHNREATQDIVDILREEGAEEVGGIMHCFSGSPEIAQECVEMNFYISLGGPVTFKNAKKPKDVAREIPLEKLLIETDCPYLAPHPYRGKRNEPAYVKLVAEQIAELKEVSLEEVEKITTENAIKLFNIN; this is encoded by the coding sequence ATGCTATTTGATACACATGTTCATTTGAATGCTGAACAATTTGACGAAGATCTGGAGGAGGTATTGTCAAGGGCAAGAGAAGCTGGAGTCGAAAAAATGGTGGTTGTCGGTTTTGATCGCCCGACCATTAATCGGGCCATGGAACTCATTGATCAATATGATTTTCTATATGCTGCAATCGGGTGGCATCCAGTGGATGCAATTGATATGAATGATGAGGATTTAGTTTGGATAGAAGAACTTTCACAGCACCCTAAAGTAGTGGCAATAGGGGAAATGGGGCTTGACTATCATTGGGACAAATCCCCCAAGGATGTTCAAAAAGAAGTATTCCGAAAACAGATTCAACTAGCTAAGAAAGTAAAACTCCCGATCGTCATACACAACCGTGAAGCCACACAGGATATCGTGGATATTCTCAGGGAAGAAGGGGCGGAGGAAGTCGGAGGGATCATGCACTGCTTCAGTGGAAGTCCTGAAATCGCTCAAGAATGTGTAGAAATGAATTTCTATATTTCCCTTGGAGGTCCCGTAACGTTTAAAAATGCCAAGAAACCAAAAGATGTGGCTAGAGAAATCCCGCTTGAGAAGCTTCTGATTGAAACCGATTGTCCTTATCTCGCCCCTCATCCATATAGAGGGAAGAGGAATGAACCGGCTTACGTGAAGCTTGTAGCGGAACAAATCGCTGAACTGAAAGAAGTATCTTTGGAGGAAGTAGAAAAAATCACAACAGAAAATGCAATAAAATTATTCAACATAAACTGA